The Flavobacterium sp. M31R6 nucleotide sequence TCAATTTATTGAATAGGTATTCATTAAAATCTGCGAATCTGCGGTTATTCTTTATACTCTTGTCTTTAACTAGAATTAAATTCAGCTCCTATCAACAAATATGGCTACACCGAATTATTTTTAATCAATTTTATACTATTTTTAATATTATTTAAGTTCTATAAAACTAAATTGCACTAAAATAAATTGAATATGGAGAACATAAAAATACTTTGGGTTGATGATGAAATCGATTTGCTCAAACCACATATATTATTTCTGGAGAAAAAAAACTATAGCGTTACTACTTGCAATAATGGTCGTGATGCCATAGATATTTTTGACGAAAACAATTTTGACATTGTTTTTCTTGATGAAAATATGCCCGGAATGAGCGGTTTGGAAACATTGTCTGAGATGAAAGAGAAAAAATCTTCTATTCCGATGATAATGATTACCAAAAGTGAAGAAGAATATATAATGGAAGAAGCTATTGGTTCCAAAATCGCCGATTACCTTATCAAACCAGTAAATCCTAATCAGATTTTGTTGAGTTTGAAAAAAAACTTAGACCATTCCAGATTGATTTCGCAAAAAACGACTTTGGATTACCAAAAAGAGTTCCGAAAAATCACGATGGAAATGGCAATGGTCAACTCCTATGAAGATTGGGTGGAATTATACAAAAAACTTATTTTTTGGGAACTTGAATTGGAAAACATCGATGACCAAGGAATGATTGAAATTCTGGAATCCCAAAAAGTCGAAGCTAATTCTCAATTCGGAAAATACATTGAACGCAATTATGAAGATTGGTTTGCACCAAAAGCGGACAAACCGATTCAATCCCATAATTTATTCAAAGAATTGGTCGTACCTGAGATTCTTAAAAAAGACAGGCCCGTACTTTTTGTTGTAATTGACAATTTACGCTATGACCAATGGAAATCATTTGAAAGCGTTGTTGGCAATTACTACAAACTCGAAAAAGAAGTTCCTTATTTCTCTATACTTCCTACGGCTACGCAATATGCCAGAAATGCTATTTTCTCTGGATTAACTCCTCTTGAAATGGAAAAACAGTTTCCACAGTATTGGAAAAATGACCCGGAAGAAGGAGGTAAAAACCTTTATGAAGCCGAATTTCTAACGGCTCAAATTAAAAGACTCAGACTCGATTTAAAAGAAGATTATTTCAAAATCACCAATTTGGCCGGCGGAAAAAAACTAGCTGAAAGCTTTAAATCCCTAAAAGATAATGATCTTGTAACTGTGGTTTATAATTTTGTTGATATGCTTTCACACGCCAAAACCGAAATGGATGTGGTCAAAGAACTGGCTTCTGATGATAAAGCGTATCGTTCGTTGACTTTGAGTTGGTTCAAAAACTCGCCGTTGCTTGAAATTATTCAACAGGCACAAAAATTAGGATTCAAATTAATCCTAACTACCGATCACGGAACTATCAATGTAAAAAACCCATCAAAAGTGGTAGGTGACAAAAACACCAGTTTGAATTTGCGTTACAAAACAGGACGAAGTTTGACTTACGAACAAAAGGATGTTTATGCCGTAAAAGAGCCAAAACTTATTGGTTTGCCTGCAATAAATATGAGTAGTTCGTATATTTTTGCAAAAAATGATTTGTTTTTGGCTTATGTAAACAACTACAATCATTACGTGAGTTATTACAAAAACACCTATCAGCACGGTGGAATCTCATTGGAAGAAATGATTATTCCTTTTCTGGTTTTCAATCCAAAATAAAAAGAGAAGGCAGTTTTCAGTTTTTAGTTAGCAGTTATTATGCTGATGAAAAAATTGAAAACTGCATTTAAAACTATAATTCATAACTGAATACAAAAGAATGACTATCACATTTTCTATTGAACAACTTCCAGAAGTTGCTCAACAAATTTTAGATCAAAACCCCAATAAAGTAATCCTTTTCAATGGAGATATGGGCGTTGGTAAAACAACATTAATCAAACAGCTTTGTAAAACATTGGGCGTAAATGATGCAACCAGCAGTCCTACGTTTTCTTTGGTGAATGAATACCAAACAGACAATAATCAAACGGTTTATCATTTTGATTTTTACAGATTAAACAAAGAAACGGAAGCATTGGATATGGGTGTAGATGATTATTTATATTCCGGAAATTGGTGTTTTATCGAATGGTCTGAAAAAATTGAGAATTTGATTCCACTACAACATACTGTAATTACAATCGAATTACTTCCAAATGGTGAGCGTTTATTAGAATTAAAGTAATTGAATAATGAGTTTAGATACCAAT carries:
- a CDS encoding bifunctional response regulator/alkaline phosphatase family protein, translating into MENIKILWVDDEIDLLKPHILFLEKKNYSVTTCNNGRDAIDIFDENNFDIVFLDENMPGMSGLETLSEMKEKKSSIPMIMITKSEEEYIMEEAIGSKIADYLIKPVNPNQILLSLKKNLDHSRLISQKTTLDYQKEFRKITMEMAMVNSYEDWVELYKKLIFWELELENIDDQGMIEILESQKVEANSQFGKYIERNYEDWFAPKADKPIQSHNLFKELVVPEILKKDRPVLFVVIDNLRYDQWKSFESVVGNYYKLEKEVPYFSILPTATQYARNAIFSGLTPLEMEKQFPQYWKNDPEEGGKNLYEAEFLTAQIKRLRLDLKEDYFKITNLAGGKKLAESFKSLKDNDLVTVVYNFVDMLSHAKTEMDVVKELASDDKAYRSLTLSWFKNSPLLEIIQQAQKLGFKLILTTDHGTINVKNPSKVVGDKNTSLNLRYKTGRSLTYEQKDVYAVKEPKLIGLPAINMSSSYIFAKNDLFLAYVNNYNHYVSYYKNTYQHGGISLEEMIIPFLVFNPK
- the tsaE gene encoding tRNA (adenosine(37)-N6)-threonylcarbamoyltransferase complex ATPase subunit type 1 TsaE, which produces MTITFSIEQLPEVAQQILDQNPNKVILFNGDMGVGKTTLIKQLCKTLGVNDATSSPTFSLVNEYQTDNNQTVYHFDFYRLNKETEALDMGVDDYLYSGNWCFIEWSEKIENLIPLQHTVITIELLPNGERLLELK